One Owenweeksia hongkongensis DSM 17368 genomic region harbors:
- a CDS encoding MFS transporter, which produces MNSPKTKASSFYRIVLLILAGESIFILPFVLARIFRPTFLDVFQVNNFQLGTCFSIYGVVALLSYLYGGAIADKFSPRKLIATALFLTAIGGLLMATFPSYLILKWLFGYWGFTTIFLFWGAMIKATRVWGGSANQGRAFGFLEGGRGFVAASIGAIGVFIFALFLPADIQSASLPERQKAFRFVVLFSSFLVAFIGLLVFIFLKDDEEVDTTTQSKRHSFANIKMVMRLPAVWLLMIIVLCAYVGYKLTDIFSLYASEIMLFDEVQAAQVGTFQLYLRPIVCITIGLLADKTKSSLWLKVGFATMLIGAIAFASGGISANLNFLFFLSLIITATGTYAARTLYFAVLHEAKIPLALTGTAVGVVSVIGFTPDIFVGPVMGYFLDRSPGIIGHQQVFVMLAIFALAGFFASFRFSRIVKR; this is translated from the coding sequence ATGAACTCACCAAAAACCAAGGCTTCTTCTTTTTACCGCATTGTGTTGCTCATTCTGGCTGGTGAATCCATTTTCATTTTACCCTTTGTGCTAGCTCGAATTTTCCGGCCTACATTTCTGGATGTTTTTCAGGTCAACAATTTTCAGTTGGGCACCTGCTTTTCCATATATGGTGTGGTGGCACTTCTCTCCTATTTATATGGTGGCGCTATTGCGGATAAGTTTTCCCCTAGAAAATTAATAGCCACAGCTTTGTTTCTCACAGCCATTGGCGGTTTACTCATGGCTACATTTCCCTCTTATCTAATTTTAAAATGGCTTTTCGGCTACTGGGGTTTCACCACCATATTTTTATTTTGGGGTGCCATGATAAAAGCTACCCGCGTATGGGGCGGCTCCGCAAATCAAGGGCGCGCTTTTGGCTTTTTGGAAGGAGGTAGAGGTTTTGTAGCCGCCTCTATAGGTGCCATTGGGGTTTTCATTTTCGCACTCTTTTTACCTGCAGATATTCAATCGGCCAGCTTACCCGAGCGCCAGAAAGCCTTTCGATTTGTTGTGTTATTCTCTTCCTTTCTGGTCGCTTTTATTGGTCTGTTGGTTTTCATTTTTCTTAAAGATGACGAGGAAGTCGACACCACAACCCAATCCAAAAGACATTCTTTTGCCAATATCAAAATGGTGATGCGACTCCCAGCCGTTTGGCTTTTGATGATTATAGTGTTATGCGCCTATGTAGGCTACAAGCTCACCGATATTTTCTCACTTTATGCCAGCGAAATCATGCTGTTTGATGAAGTGCAAGCAGCTCAAGTCGGAACTTTTCAATTGTACCTTCGACCAATTGTATGTATCACTATTGGTCTACTAGCCGATAAAACCAAAAGTTCGCTTTGGCTGAAGGTTGGTTTTGCAACCATGCTTATTGGTGCTATTGCTTTTGCATCGGGTGGCATTTCTGCCAATCTCAACTTTCTATTTTTCTTGTCACTCATCATTACCGCCACCGGAACTTATGCTGCGCGCACTTTGTACTTTGCAGTTTTGCATGAAGCTAAAATACCTTTGGCTTTGACAGGAACAGCTGTTGGAGTAGTTTCTGTTATAGGCTTTACACCAGATATTTTTGTTGGCCCCGTGATGGGTTATTTTTTAGACCGTTCGCCTGGAATTATTGGACATCAGCAGGTATTTGTGATGTTAGCCATTTTCGCACTAGCGGGATTTTTCGCTTCGTTCCGCTTTAGCAGGATTGTAAAACGATAA
- a CDS encoding metallophosphoesterase family protein, which produces MKIVLFSDIHANLPGLEAFFEDIDKREYDAIYCLGDLVSYNIWPNEVIDEIRKRRIPTIAGNHDFYISRKSKDSSPVLNADGQMTNGAISAAFTVDALSDKNRTYLRTLPAHIKVEFQLNDDRLNLLLVHGSPIDISEYLLEDKDEQSMIRMMEDADADILCFGHTHKPYHRILNSGDEENPYFRHAVNLGSVGKPKDNDTRGSYVILEIDENASITSKNSVSVEIVKFIYDIEKAAKAVENSILPNSFAENLRNGY; this is translated from the coding sequence ATGAAAATCGTTTTGTTTAGTGACATTCACGCCAACCTACCGGGATTGGAGGCTTTTTTTGAAGATATCGACAAAAGGGAATACGATGCTATTTATTGCCTTGGCGACTTGGTGAGCTACAACATTTGGCCAAACGAGGTAATTGACGAAATCCGCAAAAGGAGAATACCCACTATTGCCGGCAATCATGATTTTTACATTAGTAGAAAAAGCAAAGATTCTAGCCCTGTACTAAATGCCGATGGCCAGATGACCAATGGCGCCATTTCAGCAGCTTTTACTGTGGATGCACTTTCCGATAAAAACCGCACGTATCTGCGTACACTTCCAGCTCACATAAAAGTTGAGTTTCAGCTTAATGATGATCGCTTGAATTTGCTGTTGGTACACGGTAGTCCCATAGATATAAGTGAATATCTACTGGAGGACAAAGACGAGCAAAGCATGATCCGGATGATGGAAGATGCCGATGCAGACATTCTTTGTTTTGGACATACCCACAAGCCCTATCATAGAATTTTGAATTCCGGGGATGAGGAAAATCCATATTTCAGGCATGCTGTAAATCTGGGCTCAGTGGGTAAACCCAAGGACAATGATACTCGGGGCAGCTATGTCATTTTGGAGATTGACGAAAACGCTTCCATCACAAGTAAGAATAGCGTTTCGGTAGAAATAGTAAAATTTATATACGACATTGAGAAAGCTGCCAAGGCGGTAGAAAACAGTATTCTGCCCAACAGCTTTGCCGAAAACCTAAGGAACGGGTATTAG
- a CDS encoding MepB family protein, whose product MPIPSLNTNTPLPEILNVLFDKSSFEVSAFANEPESKEYDACRFKLNGQSIVYRSAKVTPKKAGQFVTFWKRNIEGITEPLHENDPFDFYIISVTSETKRGQFIVPKSILIEKGIVATHAKDGKRGFRVYPPWDAPTSKQAEKTQKWQIEYFVEITSNPNLMHVQQLLSI is encoded by the coding sequence ATACCAATCCCCTCTCTAAATACAAATACTCCCTTACCAGAAATCTTAAATGTACTCTTCGACAAGAGTTCATTTGAGGTTTCTGCGTTTGCAAACGAACCCGAAAGCAAGGAATATGATGCTTGCAGATTTAAGCTCAATGGGCAAAGCATAGTTTACCGAAGTGCTAAAGTAACCCCAAAGAAAGCCGGGCAATTTGTTACCTTTTGGAAACGAAATATTGAAGGTATTACTGAGCCTTTGCATGAAAATGACCCTTTTGATTTTTACATTATAAGCGTAACCAGCGAAACCAAGCGTGGTCAATTTATAGTCCCAAAATCAATTCTCATTGAAAAAGGAATAGTGGCAACGCACGCCAAAGATGGCAAAAGAGGTTTCCGGGTGTACCCACCTTGGGACGCCCCTACCAGCAAACAAGCCGAAAAAACCCAAAAATGGCAAATCGAGTATTTTGTGGAAATTACTAGTAATCCTAACTTAATGCATGTGCAACAATTATTAAGTATTTAA
- a CDS encoding ArsR/SmtB family transcription factor, translating into MGLAKTEMFTDEQNKVSLFAKVFGHPARVAILQHLFKINSCVCGDLVNEIGLAQPTISQHLKELKNLGLIKGNVEGTSVCYCIDSENWTAMKSVMSQFLDQDVSKTSCC; encoded by the coding sequence ATGGGATTAGCTAAAACGGAGATGTTTACAGATGAGCAAAACAAAGTTTCTTTGTTCGCCAAGGTATTCGGGCATCCGGCCAGAGTAGCCATCTTGCAGCACTTGTTTAAAATAAACAGCTGCGTATGTGGTGATTTGGTAAACGAAATCGGGCTAGCACAGCCCACTATTTCGCAACACCTTAAGGAACTAAAAAACTTAGGTCTGATAAAGGGAAATGTAGAAGGAACGAGCGTTTGCTATTGTATAGATTCTGAAAATTGGACAGCCATGAAAAGTGTTATGTCCCAGTTTTTAGATCAAGACGTTTCTAAAACAAGTTGCTGCTAA
- a CDS encoding DUF6428 family protein, protein MKLSEVKNKLNQLETISFQLPNGELVPSHFHVTEVGKITKHFIDCGGTVRNEEVVNFQLWNANDYDHRLHPEKLVSIIELSEKALGIGDLEIEVEYQGDTIGKFGLDFDGTHFLLTTKQTDCLAKDQCGIPAEKPKKQLSEIQAANSCTPGGGCC, encoded by the coding sequence ATGAAGTTATCAGAGGTAAAAAACAAGCTTAATCAATTAGAAACCATCTCTTTTCAATTGCCAAATGGAGAGTTGGTACCAAGCCATTTTCACGTAACGGAAGTGGGGAAAATCACTAAGCACTTTATTGATTGTGGCGGAACCGTTCGCAATGAAGAAGTGGTGAACTTTCAGCTTTGGAACGCAAATGACTATGACCACAGATTGCACCCAGAGAAGCTTGTGAGCATTATTGAGCTTTCGGAAAAAGCACTTGGAATTGGTGATTTAGAAATTGAAGTAGAATACCAAGGTGACACCATCGGCAAATTCGGTCTCGACTTTGACGGAACCCACTTCTTATTGACCACCAAACAAACGGATTGCCTAGCAAAAGACCAATGTGGTATTCCTGCTGAGAAACCAAAAAAGCAACTTTCAGAAATACAAGCTGCCAATAGCTGCACACCTGGAGGTGGTTGCTGCTAA